GCGAGTTCCGCTCGGGCACCGGTAGCCACCCGTCCTCCACCGCCCGCTTGTACAGGTCGGTCTTGGTCGGCGCCGGGCGTCCCGCGTCGGCGTACTTCTGCCGGATGCGACCGAGGTAGTCGTTGACCGTCTGCTCGGACAGGCCGGTCAGCCGCGCGACGCGGGAGGCTTTCTCACCCGACGCGTAAAGCGTGAGCACCTCTTGCTGTCGCGGGCTCAGGCGGAGATCGGACAGTTGCGGGTCACCGTCGATAGCGGCGGCCCAGTCGGTGGTCACCACCTGCTCGCCGGAGGCCGCGCGGCGCACAGCAGCGACCACGGTCTGCACGTCCTCGGACTTGCGCACCACGCCGAGCACGCCGGCCCGGGCCGCGGAACGCACCAGGAACGCGTTGTCGGCGCCGGTGAAGATCAGCACCTCGATCCCGAGGCGGTCGCGCAGGGTGCGCACGTTGTCCTCGGGGTTCGACCCGTCGGCCAGTCGCAGATCGAGCATGACCAGGTCGAGTTGCGGCAGATTCTGCGCGGCGGCCAGCAGTTCCGGCACCGTACCGGCGGTCAGCACCAAATCGAGATCGGGTTCCGGCGCCAGCATGGCGGCCAGCCCGATCGCGACTGATTCATGGTCTTCGACCACTCCGATCCGGCGCGACACGTTTTCGCCCCCTTCGGCCAACGTCACCTGAAATTCTCCATTCCCGAGCAAACTCGTTCACATCCCCACCGCGACAACGTTCTGTCAGTATGCAGGTCGCGCGCTCGGAATGGTCAGACACTAGAAATCGGGGCCGCATTCGCGCCGACTACCGGCAGGTATTGTCATCGCCAGCTACTTCGGAGAAAAAATCTGTCATACGTCCATAAGCTGGGCGGCAATGGTCGCACC
This genomic stretch from Nocardia brasiliensis ATCC 700358 harbors:
- a CDS encoding response regulator transcription factor; this translates as MTLAEGGENVSRRIGVVEDHESVAIGLAAMLAPEPDLDLVLTAGTVPELLAAAQNLPQLDLVMLDLRLADGSNPEDNVRTLRDRLGIEVLIFTGADNAFLVRSAARAGVLGVVRKSEDVQTVVAAVRRAASGEQVVTTDWAAAIDGDPQLSDLRLSPRQQEVLTLYASGEKASRVARLTGLSEQTVNDYLGRIRQKYADAGRPAPTKTDLYKRAVEDGWLPVPERNSRT